Proteins found in one Zea mays cultivar B73 chromosome 1, Zm-B73-REFERENCE-NAM-5.0, whole genome shotgun sequence genomic segment:
- the LOC100384415 gene encoding uncharacterized protein LOC100384415 precursor: MTMNIAGHQGGGGVHLHLHVAARLSAWLLLLLLLPIDIVDVEQVVDVGLAQLASDHPGIIHRRVSSSTGEDGAGGVLHLLHLHVADHLGWRRLGVIACRRPLGIAFLLGQRRGRTVHLAQHVVAAAALGVVVLGHVPSHPVEAMAMPTRRPLVLLLLAAVG, translated from the coding sequence ATGACCATGAACATAGCTGGGCATCAAGGTGGCGGCGGGGTCCACCTGCACCTGCACGTCGCTGCTCGGCTCAGCGCatggctgttgctgctgctgctgctccccATCGACATTGTTGATGTTGAGCAAGTAGTCGACGTTGGACTTGCCCAACTCGCCTCCGACCATCCGGGGATCATccatcgtcgggtaagcagtagcaCCGGTGAAGATGGCGCCGGCGGGGTCCTGCATCTGCTGCACCTGCACGTCGCGGATCACCTTGGTTGGCGGCGCCTCGGGGTGATCGCCTGTCGCCGTCCTCTTGGAATTGCATTTCTTCTTGGCCAGAGACGAGGACGAACGGTGCACCTTGCACAGCACgtggtcgccgccgccgccctgggTGTCGTCGTACTCGGTCATGTGCCATCCCATCCTGTCGAAGCGATGGCGATGCCGACCCGACGTCCCCTCGTCCTCCTTCTCCTTGCGGCCGTAGGATAA